In one window of Vanrija pseudolonga chromosome 5, complete sequence DNA:
- the btgC_0 gene encoding putative glucan endo-1,3-beta-glucosidase btgC gives MTTTPPALPHSLSWEQPAPQQRYTPVPGFERPPSMASLSQMASGGPSTPLAEERPLVNDHAANQPLSETDHYDPESLPPPHRASIYSDPFKHTDRPPSQTAQSDTASQMSGYSNRNPNRSQYANMDSPNGGAIPYGAGAGAGGGGYAQYRGEQTPYTSSAHDNIPADQLWAMEAGKERIQNYNHNPDDAERKARTKKLMWFLAIVGVLAVAGIVAGVVVSVTSKKHNGSSDSSSSNSNGGDGSGNGTSGPSVVLQDPNDPSNFQKDSRLHNVFWGMAYDPDGAILPNCGALQANVTRDIQILSQLTTRLRLYGANCNVTALVLQAIKDTKVNMTIYPAIYVDSNTQAFNDQLKAVTSAISTYGEDYIEGLAVGNEFILNEVGSVNTGGAYTTAITSLKTKINTVNQTITAMNLKKHIPIGTGDAGSVMSVALANDIEFFMANVHPWFGALPINQAAQWTYEYFQENDVVYAKQAVNPPEMYIAETGWPTQSMWLNTTQDGAGSPQGDASVANLQTFLDTYVCQANTNGTKYFYFEPFDQPWKTIYGGVEPYWGLFDSERNLKQPLTIPTC, from the exons ATGACCACCACGCCCCCAGCTCTCCCTCACAGCCTATCATGGGAGCAGCctgcgccgcagcagcgctaCACCCCCGTCCCCGGCTTTGAGCGCCCGCCCAGCATGGCCAGCCTGAGCCAGATGGCGTCGGGTGGGCCGTCGACCCCGTTGGCCGAGGAACGCCCGCTTGTGAATGACCATG CCGCTAACCAGCCCCTTTCCGAAACAGACCACTACGACCCAGAGTCGCTCCCCCCTCCGCACCGTGCGTCCATCTACTCCGATCCCTTCAAGCACACGGATCGACCCCCTTCGCAAACCGCTCAGTCCGACACGGCTTCGCAAATGTCTGGATACTCCAACAGAAATCCCAACCGCTCTCAATACGCAAACATGGACAGCCCTAACGGTGGTGCCATCCCAtacggcgctggcgcgggaGCAGGTGGCGGTGGCTACGCGCAGTACCGCGGCGAGCAGACCCCTTACACCTCTTCAGCGCACGACAACATCCCTGCCGACCAGTTGTGGGCCATGGAGGCCGGCAAGGAGCGCATTCAAAACTACAACCACAACCCCGACGATGCTGAGCGCAAGGCAAGGACCAAGAAGCTCATGTGgttcctcgccatcgtcggcgtcctcgccgtggcCGGTATTGTCGCcggtgtcgtcgtctcggTCACGAGCAAGAAGCACAACGGCTCGTCCgacagcagctcgagcaactcgaacggcggcgacggtaGTGGCAACGGTACCTCTGGACCATCAGTCGTCCTCCAGGACCCCAACGACCCTTCAAACTTCCAGAAGGACAGCCGTCTCCACAACGTCTTCTGGGGCATGGCCTACGACCCCGAT GGAGCCATTCTGCCCAACTGTGGCGCCCTCCAGGCCAACGTCACTCGTGACATTCAGATTCTGTCGCAGCTTACCACCCGTCTTCGTCTCTACGGAGCCAACTGCAACGTTACTGCTCTTGTTCTCCAGGCTATCAAGGACACCAAGGTTAACATGACCATTTACCCTGCCATTT ATGTCGACTCCAACACTCAGGCCTTCAACGACCAGCTCAAGGCTGTCACGAGCGCAATCAGCACCTACGGCGAGGACTACATTGAGGGT CTTGCCGTCGGTAACGAGTTCATCCTCAACGAAGTCGGCTCGGTCAACACTGGCGGCGCCTACACCACTGCCATTACGTCTCTCAAGACCAAGATCAACACTGTCAACCAGACCATCACCGCCATGAACCTCAAGAAGCACATCCCCATTGGCACAGGAGACGCCGGCAGTGTCATGTCGGTTGCCCTCGCCAACGACATCGAGTTCTTCATGGCCAATGTTCACCCATGGTTCGGTGCTCTTCCTATCAACCAGGCTGCGCAGTGGACGTACGAGTACTTCCAGGAGAACGACGTCGTCTACGCCAAGCAGGCTGTCAACCCTCCCGAAATGTACATCGCCGAGACTGGTTGGCCGACCCAGTCGATGTGGCTCAACACGACGCAGGACGGTGCCGGCTCGCCCCAGGGTGACGCCTCGGTCGCCAACCTGCAGACCTTCCTCGACACGTACGTCTGCCAGGCCAACACCAACGGCACCAAGTACTTCTACTTTGAGCCCTTTGACCAGCCGTGGAAGACCATCTACGGTGGTGTCGAGCCATACTGGGGCCTGTTCGACTCTGAACGCAACCTCAAGCAGCCTCTGACCATCCCTACCTGCTAG
- the TVP38_3 gene encoding Golgi apparatus membrane protein TVP38 — protein MDNRPPISHPYPVSAAQSGAPPRPTHSPSVGYDDDQLGGEHRGARNDYGNPNFVPTPPSPEAGANKLSPLAGTEGYPDWWTMEDEEAERQYLQQGMFNWKELRSWRFWFRKEWWYWYLAFIVISVLVILMVLYHDQIVHWLMPAANWMKNLPGGWAIPIAVLFIISFPPLFGHEIVAVLCGVVWGLWIGFGIVCAGTFIGEIGNYYAFKYCCRARAEKIEKGNMNYACLSYVMREGSIWLVIAARLSAIPGHFTTAVFATCGMNIWVFCLAAFVTLPKQLITVYLGVIFAQNQKKGTKERIISYTVLCIGFLYHVDAMSERVHMEQDIGNRIHESLENHRPPAPPTSYSTRKQVPSAFPEARPHQGSSLRRDVSSASAYGGTEPTVVPSSFPVPAPAPYNPEQVAAYKEYTQQHEQRP, from the exons ATGGATAACAGACCACCCATCTCGCACCCGTACCCcgtctcggcggcgcagtctggcgcgccgccgcgcccaacGCACTCGCCTTCCGTCGGATATGATGACGACCagctgggcggcgagcaccgcggcgcgcgcaacgaCTATGGCAACCCCAACTTTgtccccacgccgccgagccccgaggccggcgccaacAAGCTCTCACCCCTCGCCGGAACCGAAGGATACCCCGACTGGTGGACcatggaggacgaggaggccgagcgccagtACCTCCAGCAGGGCATGTTCAACTGGAAGGAACTGCGGTCGTGGCGCTTCTGGTTCAGGAAGgagtggtggt ACTGGTACCTCGCGTTCATCGTGATCTCCGTCCTTGTCATCCTCATGGTGCTCTACCATGACCAG ATTGTCCACTGGCTCATGCCTGCTGCCAACTGGATGAAGAA CCTGCCCGGTGGCTGGGCTATCCCGATCG CTGTCCTGTTTATTATTTCCTTCCCGCCGCTGTTTGGCCATGAG ATTGTCGCGGTCCTCTGTGGTGTCGTCTGGGGCCTTTGGATCGGCTTTGGCATCGTCTGTGCGGGCACCTTcatcggcgag ATTGGCAACTACTACGCGTTCAAGTACtgctgccgcgcgcgtgccgagAAGATCGAGAAGGGCAACATGAACTATGCGTGCTTGTCCTACGTCATGCGCGAGGGCTCCATCTGGCTCGTTATCGCCGCGCGTCTCTCCGCCATCCCAGGCCACTTCACCACGGCCGTCTTCGCGACGTGCGGCATGAACATCTGGGTTTTCTGTCTCGCCGCCTTTGTCACCCTCCCCAAGCAGCTCATCACGGTCTACCTCGGTGTCATCTTTGCCCAGAACCAGAAGAAGGGTACCAAGGAGAGGATCATCTCGTACACCGTGCTGTGTATCGGTTTCC TGTACCATGTCGACGCCatgagcgagcgcgtccacATGGAGCAGGACATTGGCAACAGGATTCACGAATCGCTCGAGAACCATCGCCCCCCTGCCCCGCCTACATCCTACTCGACACGCAAGCAGGTGCCCAGTGCGTTCCCGGAAGCACGCCCGCACCAAGGAAGCAGTCTCAGACGCGacgtctcgtcggcgagcgcgtacGGCGGCACCGAGCCGACGGTTGTGCCGAGCTCGTTCCCCGTACCTGCACCTGCGCCGTACAACCCCGAACAAGTAGCTGCGTACAAAGAGTAtacgcagcagcacgagcaaCGGCCGTGA
- the TVP38_3 gene encoding Golgi apparatus membrane protein TVP38, whose translation MDNRPPISHPYPVSAAQSGAPPRPTHSPSVGYDDDQLGGEHRGARNDYGNPNFVPTPPSPEAGANKLSPLAGTEGYPDWWTMEDEEAERQYLQQGMFNWKELRSWRFWFRKEWWYWYLAFIVISVLVILMVLYHDQIVHWLMPAANWMKNLPGGWAIPIAVLFIISFPPLFGHEIVAVLCGVVWGLWIGFGIVCAGTFIGEIGNYYAFKYCCRARAEKIEKGNMNYACLSYVMREGSIWLVIAARLSAIPGHFTTAVFATCGMNIWVFCLAAFVTLPKQLITVYLGVIFAQNQKKGTKERIISYTVLCIGFLLTIGSAWWIYHKMHQVRVIVWRQRRVANNTKGIAMNSLGRDTEAQDDEDIRPILRRLSQRQHGHPETRLYDEGAYDSRQSYVNPYDIHYKRNDDMSVYHVDAMSERVHMEQDIGNRIHESLENHRPPAPPTSYSTRKQVPSAFPEARPHQGSSLRRDVSSASAYGGTEPTVVPSSFPVPAPAPYNPEQVAAYKEYTQQHEQRP comes from the exons ATGGATAACAGACCACCCATCTCGCACCCGTACCCcgtctcggcggcgcagtctggcgcgccgccgcgcccaacGCACTCGCCTTCCGTCGGATATGATGACGACCagctgggcggcgagcaccgcggcgcgcgcaacgaCTATGGCAACCCCAACTTTgtccccacgccgccgagccccgaggccggcgccaacAAGCTCTCACCCCTCGCCGGAACCGAAGGATACCCCGACTGGTGGACcatggaggacgaggaggccgagcgccagtACCTCCAGCAGGGCATGTTCAACTGGAAGGAACTGCGGTCGTGGCGCTTCTGGTTCAGGAAGgagtggtggt ACTGGTACCTCGCGTTCATCGTGATCTCCGTCCTTGTCATCCTCATGGTGCTCTACCATGACCAG ATTGTCCACTGGCTCATGCCTGCTGCCAACTGGATGAAGAA CCTGCCCGGTGGCTGGGCTATCCCGATCG CTGTCCTGTTTATTATTTCCTTCCCGCCGCTGTTTGGCCATGAG ATTGTCGCGGTCCTCTGTGGTGTCGTCTGGGGCCTTTGGATCGGCTTTGGCATCGTCTGTGCGGGCACCTTcatcggcgag ATTGGCAACTACTACGCGTTCAAGTACtgctgccgcgcgcgtgccgagAAGATCGAGAAGGGCAACATGAACTATGCGTGCTTGTCCTACGTCATGCGCGAGGGCTCCATCTGGCTCGTTATCGCCGCGCGTCTCTCCGCCATCCCAGGCCACTTCACCACGGCCGTCTTCGCGACGTGCGGCATGAACATCTGGGTTTTCTGTCTCGCCGCCTTTGTCACCCTCCCCAAGCAGCTCATCACGGTCTACCTCGGTGTCATCTTTGCCCAGAACCAGAAGAAGGGTACCAAGGAGAGGATCATCTCGTACACCGTGCTGTGTATCGGTTTCC TCCTCACCATCGGCTCCGCCTGGTGGATCTACCACAAGATGCACCAGGTCCGTGTCATTGtctggcgccagcgccgcgtgGCGAACAACACCAAGGGCATCGCCATGAACTCGCTCGGCCGCGATACCGAGGCCcaggacgatgaggacaTCCGCCCCATCCTCCGCAGGCtcagccagcgccagcacggCCACCCCGAGACGCGCCTGTACGACGAGGGAGCGTACGACTCGCGCCAGAGCTACGTGAACCCCTATGACATTCA TTACAAACGCAACGACGACATGTCAGTGTACCATGTCGACGCCatgagcgagcgcgtccacATGGAGCAGGACATTGGCAACAGGATTCACGAATCGCTCGAGAACCATCGCCCCCCTGCCCCGCCTACATCCTACTCGACACGCAAGCAGGTGCCCAGTGCGTTCCCGGAAGCACGCCCGCACCAAGGAAGCAGTCTCAGACGCGacgtctcgtcggcgagcgcgtacGGCGGCACCGAGCCGACGGTTGTGCCGAGCTCGTTCCCCGTACCTGCACCTGCGCCGTACAACCCCGAACAAGTAGCTGCGTACAAAGAGTAtacgcagcagcacgagcaaCGGCCGTGA
- the TVP38_3 gene encoding Golgi apparatus membrane protein TVP38 — MDNRPPISHPYPVSAAQSGAPPRPTHSPSVGYDDDQLGGEHRGARNDYGNPNFVPTPPSPEAGANKLSPLAGTEGYPDWWTMEDEEAERQYLQQGMFNWKELRSWRFWFRKEWWYWYLAFIVISVLVILMVLYHDQIVHWLMPAANWMKNLPGGWAIPIAVLFIISFPPLFGHEIVAVLCGVVWGLWIGFGIVCAGTFIGEIGNYYAFKYCCRARAEKIEKGNMNYACLSYVMREGSIWLVIAARLSAIPGHFTTAVFATCGMNIWVFCLAAFVTLPKQLITVYLGVIFAQNQKKGTKERIISYTVLCIGFLLTIGSAWWIYHKMHQVRVIVWRQRRVANNTKGIAMNSLGRDTEAQDDEDIRPILRRLSQRQHGHPETRLYDEGAYDSRQSYVNPYDIQYVAVRTGT, encoded by the exons ATGGATAACAGACCACCCATCTCGCACCCGTACCCcgtctcggcggcgcagtctggcgcgccgccgcgcccaacGCACTCGCCTTCCGTCGGATATGATGACGACCagctgggcggcgagcaccgcggcgcgcgcaacgaCTATGGCAACCCCAACTTTgtccccacgccgccgagccccgaggccggcgccaacAAGCTCTCACCCCTCGCCGGAACCGAAGGATACCCCGACTGGTGGACcatggaggacgaggaggccgagcgccagtACCTCCAGCAGGGCATGTTCAACTGGAAGGAACTGCGGTCGTGGCGCTTCTGGTTCAGGAAGgagtggtggt ACTGGTACCTCGCGTTCATCGTGATCTCCGTCCTTGTCATCCTCATGGTGCTCTACCATGACCAG ATTGTCCACTGGCTCATGCCTGCTGCCAACTGGATGAAGAA CCTGCCCGGTGGCTGGGCTATCCCGATCG CTGTCCTGTTTATTATTTCCTTCCCGCCGCTGTTTGGCCATGAG ATTGTCGCGGTCCTCTGTGGTGTCGTCTGGGGCCTTTGGATCGGCTTTGGCATCGTCTGTGCGGGCACCTTcatcggcgag ATTGGCAACTACTACGCGTTCAAGTACtgctgccgcgcgcgtgccgagAAGATCGAGAAGGGCAACATGAACTATGCGTGCTTGTCCTACGTCATGCGCGAGGGCTCCATCTGGCTCGTTATCGCCGCGCGTCTCTCCGCCATCCCAGGCCACTTCACCACGGCCGTCTTCGCGACGTGCGGCATGAACATCTGGGTTTTCTGTCTCGCCGCCTTTGTCACCCTCCCCAAGCAGCTCATCACGGTCTACCTCGGTGTCATCTTTGCCCAGAACCAGAAGAAGGGTACCAAGGAGAGGATCATCTCGTACACCGTGCTGTGTATCGGTTTCC TCCTCACCATCGGCTCCGCCTGGTGGATCTACCACAAGATGCACCAGGTCCGTGTCATTGtctggcgccagcgccgcgtgGCGAACAACACCAAGGGCATCGCCATGAACTCGCTCGGCCGCGATACCGAGGCCcaggacgatgaggacaTCCGCCCCATCCTCCGCAGGCtcagccagcgccagcacggCCACCCCGAGACGCGCCTGTACGACGAGGGAGCGTACGACTCGCGCCAGAGCTACGTGAACCCCTATGACATTCAGTACGTTGCCGTGCGCACCGGGACTTAG
- the PTR2_4 gene encoding Peptide transporter PTR2 gives MLSRIRNWLRKDDLPGGYELLPASGADHDQRAHHLATLPHVPAPIPPASYAIALVEFAERASYYGVGGVFTNFIQRPLPPGGNGAGAPAEGSEATPGALGRGLQVSTALTGLFTLLAFTTPLLGGALADMRWGKFKTIVIGTAIAGIAHVVLVYAALPSVLQANMAFFPFLVSLLLLGGSTGLIKANIAPLMAEQYTPEGDYLATLASGDKVIVDREATIQRIMSSYYHSINLGAFAAIASTFAEKYVGFWLAYLIPGAIFLLMPPILYAVYPHLAPAPPPSSSPLVDAYHLARRAVAAKPGDERGEREHGSRDEAEAAQALEACKLFAFFAIYNIADGGLNSLMTSLAGSMTTHHPLIRRNPFAIVVSIPLLNKFVYPALEARRIAHGPVRRVVVGFILAAAGMLWCALIQWAVYHTSPCGYSATSCEEVSPLSAWLVVPAPLLAGLSESIAVVSALELAYTMSPAGLKSIVTSLFLFTQAISAGIVLIFVPVMRDPALVWPFFLTAAFTALASAGVWKRFKYLDTAAH, from the exons ATGCTGTCAAGAATACGAAACTGGCTGCGGAAGGACGACTTGCCGGGAGGCTACGAGCtgctgccagccagcggcgcaGACCACGATCAGCGGG CCCACCACCTAGCGACGCTCCCCCACGTCCCGGCCCCCATCCCTCCCGCGTCCTACGCCATCGCGCTCGTAGAGttcgccgagcgcgcgtcgtACTATGGCGTAGGGGGCGTCTTCACCAACTTCATCCagcggccgctgccgcctggTGGgaacggcgcgggcgcgccggccgaggggagcgaggcgacgccTGGCGCGCTGGGACGGGGGCTGCAGGTGTCGACTGCGCTCACGGGGCTGTTCACGTTGCTGGCGTTTACGACGCCGTTG cttggcggcgcgctcgccgacatgcGATGGGGCAAGTTCAAGACTATCGTCATTGGTACCGCCATCGCAGGAATCGCGCACGTCGTGCTCGTGTATG ccgcGCTCCCATCCGTGCTGCAGGCCAACATGGCCTTCTTCcccttcctcgtctcgctcctcctcctcggcgggtCCACTG GTCTGATCAAGGCCAACATTGCGCCGCTCATGGCAGAGCAGTACACCCCGGAGGGTGACTACCTCGCGACGCTGGCCTCGGGCGACAAGGTcatcgtcgaccgcgagg CAACGATTCAGCGCATCATGTCATCATACTACCACTCGATCAACCTCGGCGCGTTTGCCGCCATCGCGTCTACCTTTGCCGAGAAG TACGTGGGCTTCTGGCTCGCCTACCTCATCCCCGGC GCAATATTCCTCCTCATGCCGCCGATCCTGTATGCAGTGTACCCTCACCTCgctcctgcgccgccgccctcgtcatCCCCCTTGGTCGACGCATACCACcttgcgcggcgcgccgtcgctgccaaGCCTGGCGACGAGaggggcgagcgcgagcacggcagcAGGGACGAAGCCGAGGCGGCACAGGCACTCGAGGCGTGCAAGCTCTTCGCCTTCTTCGCGATCTACAACATCGCGGACGGCGGGCTCAACTCGCTCATGACGAGTCTGGCGGGCTCGATGACGACGCAT CACCCGCTAATCCGCAGGAACCCCTtcgccatcgtcgtctcCATCCCCCTGCTCAACAAGTTTGTCTAtcccgccctcgaggcgcggcgcatCGCTCACGGACCCgtccgacgcgtcgtcgtaggCTTCATtctcgcggcggccggcatGCTGTGGTGCGCACTCATCCAGTGGGCGGTGTACCACACCTCGCCGTGCGGGTACTCTGCGACGAGTTGTGAAGAGGTGTCGCCTCTGAGCGCATGGCTCGTTGTCCCTGCCCCGCTCCTCGCAGGTCTGAGCGAGTCGATCGCCGTTGtcagcgcgctcgagctcgcgtaCACCATGTCACCTG CTGGCCTCAAGTCCATCGTCACCTCGCTCTTCCTCTTCACCCAGGCCATCTCTGCCGGTATTGTCCTCATCTTTGTGCCTGTCATGCGGGACCCGGCCCTTGTGTGGCCGTTCTTCCTCACT GCCGCATTCACTgccctcgccagcgccggcgtgtGGAAGCGCTTCAAGTacctcgacacggcggcgcactAG
- the MIR1_1 gene encoding Mitochondrial phosphate carrier protein — MYRHNPLFNPNKSFFAPAAAEAKAAPTGADLYARFALAGALGCAVTHGALTPVDVVKTRIQLEPEVYNKGMINAFRQIISKEGAGALLTGLGPTVVGYALQGAFKFGGYEFWKKTAIDTLGVEAATANRQAIYLGASGIAEFFADIVLCPLEATRIRLVSQPSFASGLTSGFLRILREEGVGAFYAGFGPILFKQVPYTMAKFAVYEIAVEKILEAAGKTKAELTTGQTTGLNLSAGLIAGMAAAVISQPADTLLSKINKTKGLPGQSVTSRLVSMAKQLGVKGLFTGMTARLVMIGTLTAGQFLIYGDIKRVLNATGGVEIAK; from the exons ATGTACCGCCACAACCCCCTCTTCAACCCCAACAAGTCGTTCTTCGCCCccgcggctgccgaggccaaggccgccccCACCGGCGCTGACCTCTACGCCCG CTTCGCCCTTGCCGGTGCCCTCGGCTGTGCCGTCACCCACGGTGCCCTCACCCCCGTCGATGTCGTCAAGACCCGTATCcagctcgagcccgaggtctACAACAAG GGCATGATCAACGCTTTCCGCCAGATCATCTCCAAGGAGGGTGCCGGTGCTCTCCTTACCGGTCTCGGCCCCACCGTTGTCGGCTACGCTCTCCAGGGTGCCTTCAAGTTCGGTGGTTACGAGTTCTGGAAGAAGACCGCCATCGACACCCTTGGTGTTgaggccgccaccgccaacCGTCAGGCCATCTACCTCGGTGCCTCTGGTATCGCCGAGTTCTTCGCCGACATTGTCCTCTGCCCCCTTGAGGCCACCCGTATCCGTCTCGTCTCGCAGCCCTCGTTCGCTTCGGGCCTTACCTCTGGGTTCCTCCGTATCCTCCGTGAGGAGGGTGTCGGTGCCTTCTACGCTGGTTTCGGTCCCATCCTCTTCAAGCAGGTTCCTTACACCATGGCCAAGTTCGCCGTCTACGAGATCGCCGTCGAGAAGATCCTCGAGGCTGCCGGCAAGACCAAGGCTGAGCTCACCACTGGCCAGACCACCGGCCTCAACCTCTCCGCCGGTCTGATCGCTGGtatggccgccgccgtcatctcgCAGCCCGCCGACACTCTCCTCTCCAAGATCAACAAGACCAAGGGTCTCCCCGGCCAGTCGGTTACCTCGCGCCTCGTCTCCATGGCTAAGCAGCTCGGTGTTAAGGGTCTCTTCACCGGCATGACCGCCCGTCTCGTCATGATTGGCACCCTCACCGCCGGCCAGTTCC TTATCTACGGTGACATCAAGCGTGTGCTCAACGCTaccggcggcgtcgagatcGCCAAGTAA